The Vibrio tarriae genome includes the window GATAGCGTTGACCAGCGTGATGAAGTGTTTGCTCGCGAAATCACTATGCGTAGTGAGCCCGCTCCGGTCGCTATGGATAAGCAAAGAACCTTTGTACGTAGCAACGGCTCTACTTATTATGCGACCAGTGCTAACACCTACGCTTGGAAGATGATTGGCTTTACGCAAGATTATAAAGCGCTGCTCGCTCGTGAAGCGGAAATAGCACTAGATCCAGCGAAAACGTACGATGATGTTGTGTTAACAACCATTAAGCTAGCCGATTTCCAAGATGCGGAAAAACGCAAAAATCTGGAAAAGCAGTATCGCTACCAATTGCAATCACTACAGTATTTACCGATTTACAATCGTACATCGTATCTACGTGATGACTTAGCGGCACACTAAGCTGCTAAAAAAGAGCATAAGTCTACCTCGTTGGTAGGCTTATGTTTTAAGTTCTAAGTCATTTATCGCGTAGATGAGAAATATAAACGGCTTTGTTGCGTAATTCGGTCAGAGAACCAAAATGCCTGCAATTGAGTAGTTCTTATACAACACACTGTGTTTCAGGCATACCAAGCCCCGTAAGCTTGTTCAGCGCTTTCATCATGGCGTAAGTTTCACCAACCTGAGCATTGTAGTTTCTCAGGCTTAACCGTCCACCTAACAACTGCTTCACTCGATACATTGCTGTCTCTGATAGTGAACGTTTATGATAGCCGTACCGCTTTTTCCACTTATTGTTGGAGCCGTAGAGCTTCTGGCAACCTACCGCTAAATTCCTAGGGTGGCCATTCTCCCAGAAGGCTGCCCCTTCTCTTGGAGGGATGAGTGGAATAGCTCGCTTGAACCGTATGGCATCATGGCAATCCCTTGTGTCATAAGCGCCATCACCAGATATCTCGATTATTCTTCGGCGTGTTTGCTTGAGCAAGTTAGGAAGGACTTCTGCATCGGTAACATTCGATAAACTCAGTTCTGCCGCGACGATTTCGTGAGTGCTGGTGTCTACCGCTAAATGCAACTTTCTCCAGACTCTACGCTTCCCGTCAGTACCATGCTTCTTGACCTTCCATTCACCTTCGCCATAAACCTTGAGACCCGTCGCATCAATAGCTAGATGTTGTATTGCACCTCTAGTCTTTCGTTTAAATGAAACCTCGATTTGCTTAGCTCTTCGACTGATACAACTGTAATGTGGACAGACTATAGAGACGTTAGCCAATGTAAAAACAGAATCAATAAACCCTTGCAATGCTCTCAACGACATTGAGAAAACTCGTTTCACCATAAGCGCAGTGGTAATGGCTAAGTCGCTGAACTGACGAGGTCTACCGCGTTTATCTTGTTTACTCTGCTTCCACTGGCAAATGGCTTCTTCATCAATCCAGAAAGTGAGTGAACCACGGTTGATTAAGGCTTTGTTGTACTGTTTCCAATTCGTTGTTTTGTAGCGAGGTTTCGGCATGAGGCTAGGGTAATTAACGTACTTAGCCGATCAGATCGTAAGTTTCTGATTTAGTTCCATCGATTTAAGCAACAACGCCAATATAAATGTAGTGGTCAACTAAAATTGGCCACGGTTTTAGAGTTTTCCCAATATAATCGTTCTGATTCATTGGGAGTTAGACCACCGTTATACTGATGTGGCCTGAGTTGGCAGTAATATCCGATAATGTAGCGGGTGATCTCTTGTTGAGCCTCAGCGAAGCTACGATAGCCCACAGTTGGCACCCATTCCGTCTTCAGACTTCTAAAGAAGCGCTCTATCGGCGCATTATCCCAACAGTTTCCTCGGCGAGATAAACTCTGTTTTATTTGAAAGCGCCACAGTAATTGACGGTATTTACGGCTAGTATAATGACTGCCTTGATCGCTATGGAACATGACACCTTTTGGCTTTCCGCGAGATTCATAGGCCATAGACAGCGCTTTACCTGTCAACCGACTATCAGGCGACAAAGACATTGACCAACCGATCACTTTTCGGGCAAAAAGATCGATAACGACCGCTAAATACATCCACCGATTACCTGTCCAAATATACGTAACATCGCCAGCCCAGACTTCATTTGGAGCCGTAACAGCAAATTGACGACTTAAGTGATTTGGAACGTCAATATGTTCTTGTGAAGCCTTTCTGTAACGATGCTTTGGTTCTTGGCAGCTCACTAAACCAAGAGTTCTCATTAGCTTTGTTGCTCGGTATCGGCTCAGCTTTACACCCTGATTTGTGACTATATCTGCAATGGTTCTCGCTCCCGCAGAGCCATTGCTTGCGGCGTGAGCCTCGCTAATCAAGCTGCGCAGTTTTATTGTTTCCGCATTAATTAACGCTGGGCGTTTAAGCCAATAGTTATAACTGCTTCGATGAACATTGAAGATTTCGCATAATATTTTTACGCTGTGGCTCTGCTTGAGTTTCTTGATTATCAAAAATTGTTCAGTGAGTCCGACATCAAGAGAGCCGTGGCTTTTTTTAGTATTTCATTATGCTCTTCAAGGCGAGCCAGCTTCTTTTTCAATTCCCTAATTTCTATTTGCTCAGGGGTCATAGGTGAAGCTTTCGGTGTTTTCCCTTGGCGTTCTTCTCTAAGCTGGCGAACCCATTTATCCATCGTGGACTTGCCCACATTCATGGCTTGGGCTGCTTCCGTCACTGAGTAATTTTGGTCTAAGACTAGCTGCGCTGCTTCTAACTTAAATTCTGCGCTAAATAGTCGTCTTGTACGTTTTGTCATAATGTCACCTGTTAACTTATGAGGTGATGATATCACCTCTAACTAAGTGACCAAATTCACTATGTCACTACAAAACATATGTATCAGTTTATTTTTCAGATAATAGTTTGATTTGTATTTTAAATTTTTAACGGTGATTTTAGTTATAGGTATAAATATTTATTTTTAGTGGTGAGTTAACTCTGACGTAAGATGGGATTGCTTTTTTATTGTTGATAATCTACGTGTTAATATTAGATGTTAACTTTATATTCATTGGTATATACCCAAACTACTTGAAGTTGCAGGTAGGCGGCAAGTAAGTGAATCCCCATGAGCATAGGCAAACTATGTGATTGGGGCGAACGAGTGTAGCCAACACCGCTGCAGCTTCAAGTAGGAAGGGTATAACTTATACCTTTGTTATTATGTGTTTGTTTTTATTAGGTGTGGTTCAATTTTATCTGGTGGAAAGCGAAGGTAAATATTGTTAGTTTAATATCTGTTGGTGATTTATTATCAATCAGTCTTAGTGTTAATAATGAATGAAATTTAAATGGAACTTAATTATGAAAATAAAATTCTTGTCGGCTTTAATTACTTTTAGTTTAACTATGCCATCAACAATATTAGCCACGACACTTGTGGATCCAAGCTTATTACCAAGCAATGGACGTCTGTTGACTACAAATGACTTACCCGATATATGTGCTGTTGCTGTATGTATGGGAGTGTCAAAACTTAAAGGTGGAAGTAATGACTTCATAAATGAATTACTAAATTCGACAGATATCAATGGTACAACTGAAATTGAAATATATAGTCCACTTATGCCACTAGTTTATCCAGTTAAAAAAGATCATCCTATTTTTTATGCTACTATTGCATCTGGTGTACCTATGGGAAATATTTTGGATAAAGAATTTCCAATAGTTTATAACGGTCCATATGCTCCATGGCTAATAGAATCTAATGCAGATAGTGGTTGTAAATATTTGTGTTTTAATGTTGATATAACAATTATAAATGTAGATTCAAATAAAAATAACAATAATGAAGATAGCAATAATAATAAGGATAGCAATAATAATGAGGATAGCAATAATCAAGGAACAAAAAATGGAGCAGATGCAATAGCAACTACAGCTGAGGCTACAGCAGATATTGTTAATTCTGTGTCTGATACAGTCAATAATTTATCCAATAAACTCAACGGAAAATATACACATGAGGATGAATCAGGGAATAAGACCGAAGTTGAAGTAGGGGTTGGTGGTAGTAAAAAGCCAGGTGTTGGTAACGCTGGAAGCAATAAATTACAACTGACAGGAGGTAGTGCTGGTTTTGGGAATATCACCATTTCTAGTGAGTTTAAACTGGTTTATGGGGGAGGTGAAGACACTCATATTAACCCATGGAGTGATTTATCTTCATTAGAATATGAGCAATTGAGCAGTTTTGGTTTAATATCGAACGAACTATGGTTTTTGGATTCAGATACAGTGTTAAATAAGAACGGTTATATCTTTGGAGGAGGAGAACATTATCGGGTTGCTTCATTTTTATCCTCACATATAGATCCAATGCTGTTGACTATCGAAGGGTTGTCATCAATAAGCCAACTTACTTTAGTTGATATAATGGCTGATCCGATACTAGGAAGTAAGTTGTCGTTTTTACCTTTACAATTCATTTATTCTGATGAAAGCATACAGGCTAAAATCAATACACTAGCATCAGTAGAAGAAGTGGAAAAACTATTAAGAGAGCTTTCTTCAACTACCTTAGCTGCGTTAGTGAATAAAGACGGATTTGATAAGCTTACCTTACATGAGCTTTTGCAAGACCCATCTATTAGCAATGAGTTTAAAAATTATCATCTTGTTCATTTAGTTGATCCTATAGTGTTCGACCATCTCGTTTCAACAAGTGTGAAGAATGACGGTTCAGCAAGCTCTAAAAACACAAGTAGCACATCGATAGGTACATCGGAAGCATTTGGGATGAGTAGTGAGGTAATATATGAGCGAGCTCATATTGAACAACCGATACTAGCGTGCTCCTCTATGACTGAATGTAACCCTATTATTGGGCGCAGATAGTCAATCTGTTTTACTATGAAGTATTACGTTATTGACAGCAGCAGTTCAATTTGTGCGAGAAATTTATCTTAGTCAAAAGATCTTTTAAGATGCAGCGAAACGCAAAGACTTGGAAAAACAATATCGCTACCAGTTGCAATCGTTACAGTATTTACCGATTTACAATCGTACATCGTATCTACGTGATGACTTAGCGGCTCACTAAGACCTTGAAGAGACACAAGCCCTGCCACATGGTAGGGCTTTATTCTATGAGCGTTAATTAACAGTAGGGATACCACTGTGAAACTTGAAATCGCTATCGGGAGTGGAAATTAACTCCGCTTCGACTCGGCCAAAATACGCAACACGCTCAGAGATATCGTAGCCCGCAATGTGTTCAGCAAGCTGTAAGTAGTCTTGATAATGACGAGCTTCAGAGCGAAGCAGAGATATATAAAATTTTGCTATCTCGTCATCTAAGTAGGGGGCGAGTTTGGCAAAGCGCTCACAAGAGCGAGCCTCAATGTAAGCGCCTACTATCAGCTTATCAATCAATGTCTGTGGTTCATGAGTCTTCATATGGGCTAGAAGGCTTTTGGCATAACGGCTAGCCGGAATTGACTCATACTCCACATTGCGCGCTTGCATAATTTCCAACACTTGATAGAAATGGTGTAGCTCTTCTTTGATCAGCAATACCATTTTATCGATCAAATCTTGGCTATAAGGAGAATCCGATTTGGCAATGATCGCTTTGGAGATTTGGCTTTTACCTTTGAGCGATTGGATATCTCCAATTTTGCGATACGCAAAGTCTTCATAAGGTTTAAACCAATCCAATAGCGAAAGTTCACTCTCTTTATCAACCGCATACTTACGGATCAGAAACATGGCGGATTGACCAGCTTTTAGCTCACATAGTAAATGGTCTAACAACAAAACACGTAGGTTTTCAGGTTTGCGCGCTTCTTCAACCCATTCGTCGGGTGTAGGACATTGCAGGAAATGGTTAATCGGTTCTAAAAGTTGTTGGATAGTAGATGGATGAATCATGGGCACTATTTAAGAAAAAGGCCGCATAAGCGGCCTGAAGTTAATCAAGTCATTATCGTGCGGTATCTTACCACTTTTTCTTCTCGCCAAAGAGCACATCCATGTCACTTTTGCGTTCATTTTCTTCAATTTGTTGAAGGTCAGAAGCACTTTTGTTTTGGCGTTTCTGCTCAAGTTCATCATACATGGTCTGTAGCTTTTCACGGGCTTGATTTGAATAGCTGTCATTTTTTGAGGACAAAACGTCAATCCCTTTACGAAGTAGTTGGATTGCTGTGCCGGGTTGACCACGCAAAATCGAGTCGTTCGCTCGTTTGATTACGTTTTCAATGTTAATACGAATCTGAATGGTCTCTAAGCGGGCATTTTCTGCTACATAAGCTTGGGTTTCAAAACGCCCTTTATTGTGCTCACTGCGAATGGTGTCACGCAGGCGTTTAACCAACTTCAACATGATGATGGCTTGCTTATCACTGCTAGGAACTTTAAAAGAAGTGCTTTCACCACCAGGATGGTTATTTTGCAGGTGGTTGATTTGCCCCTTCATATTTTCGATACGTTGAGCGAGTTGCTTATTTTTAGGATCAAGGTCATACAT containing:
- the miaE gene encoding tRNA isopentenyl-2-thiomethyl-A-37 hydroxylase MiaE, with the translated sequence MIHPSTIQQLLEPINHFLQCPTPDEWVEEARKPENLRVLLLDHLLCELKAGQSAMFLIRKYAVDKESELSLLDWFKPYEDFAYRKIGDIQSLKGKSQISKAIIAKSDSPYSQDLIDKMVLLIKEELHHFYQVLEIMQARNVEYESIPASRYAKSLLAHMKTHEPQTLIDKLIVGAYIEARSCERFAKLAPYLDDEIAKFYISLLRSEARHYQDYLQLAEHIAGYDISERVAYFGRVEAELISTPDSDFKFHSGIPTVN
- a CDS encoding IS3-like element ISVch4 family transposase (programmed frameshift), which encodes MTKRTRRLFSAEFKLEAAQLVLDQNYSVTEAAQAMNVGKSTMDKWVRQLREERQGKTPKASPMTPEQIEIRELKKKLARLEEHNEIPKKSHGSLDVGLTEQFLIIKKLKQSHSVKILCEIFNVHRSSYNYWLKRPALINAETIKLRSLISEAHAASNGSAGARTIADIVTNQGVKLSRYRATKLMRTLGLVSCQEPKHRYRKASQEHIDVPNHLSRQFAVTAPNEVWAGDVTYIWTGNRWMYLAVVIDLFARKVIGWSMSLSPDSRLTGKALSMAYESRGKPKGVMFHSDQGSHYTSRKYRQLLWRFQIKQSLSRRGNCWDNAPIERFFRSLKTEWVPTVGYRSFAEAQQEITRYIIGYYCQLRPHQYNGGLTPNESERLYWENSKTVANFS
- a CDS encoding IS5 family transposase; the encoded protein is MPKPRYKTTNWKQYNKALINRGSLTFWIDEEAICQWKQSKQDKRGRPRQFSDLAITTALMVKRVFSMSLRALQGFIDSVFTLANVSIVCPHYSCISRRAKQIEVSFKRKTRGAIQHLAIDATGLKVYGEGEWKVKKHGTDGKRRVWRKLHLAVDTSTHEIVAAELSLSNVTDAEVLPNLLKQTRRRIIEISGDGAYDTRDCHDAIRFKRAIPLIPPREGAAFWENGHPRNLAVGCQKLYGSNNKWKKRYGYHKRSLSETAMYRVKQLLGGRLSLRNYNAQVGETYAMMKALNKLTGLGMPETQCVV
- a CDS encoding DNA repair protein, producing MNIGLIIALVAILLILVLGYNIMLQYRVKIESAKKQESSRYVAIIDATEDLIGNAHHLPFSKELLVCLNNRILDALQSMYDLDPKNKQLAQRIENMKGQINHLQNNHPGGESTSFKVPSSDKQAIIMLKLVKRLRDTIRSEHNKGRFETQAYVAENARLETIQIRINIENVIKRANDSILRGQPGTAIQLLRKGIDVLSSKNDSYSNQAREKLQTMYDELEQKRQNKSASDLQQIEENERKSDMDVLFGEKKKW